A single Thermaerobacter sp. FW80 DNA region contains:
- a CDS encoding dihydrolipoyl dehydrogenase produces the protein MVVGEVATETEVLVIGGGPGGYVAAIRAAQLGKDVTLVEKDRLGGVCLNVGCIPSKALIDAAKAYHRLAREAERGIVVEGARLDFGRLQGWKQSVVQRLTSGVEQLLKGHGVTVVKGRATFTGPNQVLVENPGGGSEVYRFQHCIVATGSRPVELPGFGFDGVRILDSSDALALDHLPLRLVVIGGGYIGLELGTAFAKLGSAVTVLELADQLLPGTDPELVQVVARRLRQLGVKVHTGVRVLGWEEEPGGEGVRVVFRPEPRGAGAASAAMAGAGAAGRGAAAEGPGARSSGAGTGGSGGAGAAGAGSSGSEEQAVVADAVLVSVGRRPNTDRLGLERVGVELDERGRVRVDAQLRTRQRHIFAIGDIAPGPMLAHKASREGIVAAEVIAGLPAAADYVAVPAPVFTDPEIATVGLSEVEARQQGYDPVVGRFPYAANGRALTLGERDGFVKLVADRESKVVLGAGIVGPEASDLIAELALAVEMGATLQDLALTIHAHPTLSEAVMEAAEAGLGHAIHVLAGKSHRGDATAKRSATE, from the coding sequence ATGGTCGTCGGCGAAGTCGCGACGGAAACGGAGGTCCTGGTCATCGGCGGCGGGCCGGGCGGCTACGTGGCCGCCATCCGCGCGGCACAGCTCGGCAAGGACGTCACCCTGGTGGAGAAGGATCGCCTCGGTGGCGTGTGCCTCAACGTGGGGTGCATCCCCTCCAAGGCGCTGATCGACGCCGCCAAGGCCTACCACCGCCTGGCGCGCGAGGCCGAGCGCGGCATCGTGGTCGAGGGGGCGCGCCTGGACTTTGGCCGGCTGCAGGGGTGGAAGCAGTCGGTGGTCCAGCGGCTGACGAGTGGCGTCGAGCAGCTCCTCAAGGGCCACGGCGTGACGGTGGTGAAGGGGCGGGCGACCTTCACCGGCCCGAACCAGGTGTTGGTCGAGAACCCCGGCGGCGGCAGCGAGGTCTACCGCTTCCAGCACTGCATCGTGGCCACGGGCTCGCGGCCCGTGGAGCTGCCGGGCTTTGGCTTCGACGGCGTGCGGATCCTGGATTCCTCGGACGCCCTGGCCCTGGACCACCTGCCGCTGCGGCTGGTGGTGATCGGGGGCGGGTACATCGGCCTGGAGCTGGGCACCGCCTTCGCCAAGCTGGGCTCGGCGGTGACGGTGCTGGAGCTGGCGGACCAGCTCTTGCCCGGCACGGATCCCGAGCTGGTGCAGGTGGTGGCGCGCCGGCTCCGCCAGCTGGGGGTGAAGGTGCACACGGGGGTGCGGGTGCTGGGCTGGGAGGAGGAGCCCGGCGGCGAGGGCGTGCGGGTCGTGTTCCGACCCGAGCCGCGCGGGGCGGGTGCGGCGAGCGCCGCGATGGCAGGGGCCGGTGCGGCGGGCCGGGGGGCGGCGGCCGAGGGGCCGGGGGCGCGGTCGAGTGGCGCCGGGACGGGCGGCTCCGGCGGGGCGGGTGCGGCGGGGGCCGGTTCGTCCGGATCGGAAGAACAGGCCGTGGTGGCCGATGCGGTGCTGGTCAGCGTGGGCCGGCGGCCCAACACCGACAGGCTGGGCCTGGAGCGGGTGGGCGTGGAGCTGGACGAGCGCGGCCGGGTAAGGGTCGATGCCCAGCTGCGCACCCGCCAGCGGCACATCTTCGCCATCGGGGACATCGCCCCGGGCCCCATGCTGGCCCACAAGGCGAGCCGGGAGGGGATCGTGGCGGCGGAGGTCATCGCCGGGCTGCCGGCGGCGGCCGATTACGTCGCCGTGCCGGCGCCGGTCTTCACCGACCCGGAGATCGCCACGGTGGGGCTCAGCGAGGTGGAGGCGCGGCAGCAGGGGTACGACCCCGTGGTGGGCCGCTTCCCGTACGCCGCCAACGGGCGGGCCCTGACGCTGGGCGAGCGGGACGGGTTCGTCAAGCTGGTGGCCGATCGGGAGAGCAAGGTGGTGTTGGGGGCGGGCATCGTGGGGCCGGAGGCGTCGGACCTGATCGCCGAGCTGGCGCTGGCGGTGGAGATGGGAGCGACGCTGCAGGACCTGGCGCTGACCATCCACGCCCATCCGACGTTGAGCGAGGCCGTCATGGAGGCGGCGGAGGCGGGGCTCGGG